In a single window of the Rhodanobacter sp. LX-99 genome:
- a CDS encoding winged helix-turn-helix domain-containing protein, with amino-acid sequence MQKDGHAGDYRCGAHTISPATRRLLRDGQRVDIEAKVFDLILLLVENRERALGKQEVITSLWGNRPITDAALSQLLYKARRALDDDGERQAVIRTVYGRGLQWVAAIGMADGGAPSTAAETSTAPAGIPIPGNAAPPAPTPAPRRRWWLGAGAALALIAALSAWIVPRGWAPPVPPPRRMALLPIDNATGNAALNWTVRGLPGLIAGLLGDSPDLNVIDPLQVARVWGFTPPKGRSQAEHTRYVTGADILVGGRLAKLPGDIYELTLHLDPGQGHGSDLVLSGSSPGTLGVNAVSQLRRALALDLPATSPFNERPRDAYLAETFARGIDLAMHGDWLGARPYFVLVTKGQPELLQARYLLARAQADTDQQHDADAGYAALLADARRQGRGHMVARILDDQLGQADHRHQDAQALTLATQALNAARAAGDPRITASVLLSAARINARTAHTGLARQQYEQARALIEKTPIRALQPELHNAMAYIANAKGDAAAGITAARAELDADEALGNARGSNIASFNLAYALSSNWRTPEALPLLVRTWNRAGRQHDGTLQVAAGNLLASLLYDTGVYREISPVVDASVQLAAAQDNRYMQARLLDLRAGGEYFGGDSAAALLDSRKASALLDPAQDPDDATEKLLIEAFVAIAADPAAMAGIRRRVDEIAGHAVDPSGIRYQQQLVHALAAAAGGDRQGAHAALDAAAHDPHAPRDMVHAFALQLALASHDDAAAQARLGDFKLDDTDVTADTLRLYGTWSARRGDEKNRRRAMARLDAMRQVSLNALVTIPFDPTSFPH; translated from the coding sequence ATGCAGAAAGACGGACACGCCGGCGACTACCGGTGCGGGGCGCACACCATTTCGCCCGCCACGCGGCGACTGCTGCGCGACGGGCAGCGGGTCGACATCGAGGCCAAGGTTTTCGACCTGATCCTGCTGCTGGTCGAGAACCGCGAGCGCGCACTCGGCAAGCAGGAAGTGATCACCTCGCTGTGGGGCAACCGGCCGATCACCGACGCCGCGCTCAGCCAGCTGCTGTACAAGGCGCGGCGGGCGCTCGACGACGACGGCGAACGCCAGGCGGTGATCCGCACCGTGTACGGCCGCGGTTTGCAGTGGGTGGCGGCGATCGGCATGGCCGACGGCGGCGCGCCATCAACGGCCGCCGAAACTTCCACGGCTCCCGCTGGAATCCCGATACCGGGCAACGCGGCGCCACCCGCGCCCACGCCCGCACCACGCCGCCGCTGGTGGCTCGGTGCGGGCGCGGCCCTGGCCCTGATCGCCGCGCTGAGCGCGTGGATCGTCCCGCGCGGCTGGGCTCCGCCCGTGCCGCCGCCACGGCGCATGGCACTGCTGCCGATCGACAACGCGACCGGCAATGCGGCGCTGAACTGGACCGTGCGCGGCCTGCCCGGCCTGATCGCCGGCTTGCTGGGCGACAGTCCCGACCTGAACGTGATCGACCCGCTGCAGGTGGCACGGGTGTGGGGCTTCACTCCGCCCAAGGGCCGCAGCCAAGCCGAGCACACCCGCTATGTCACCGGCGCCGACATCCTGGTCGGGGGCAGGCTGGCCAAGCTGCCCGGCGACATCTACGAACTGACCCTGCACCTCGACCCCGGACAGGGCCACGGCTCCGACCTCGTCCTCAGCGGCAGTTCCCCAGGCACGCTCGGTGTCAACGCCGTGTCGCAACTGCGCCGCGCGCTGGCGTTGGATCTCCCGGCAACCTCGCCGTTCAACGAACGGCCGCGAGACGCCTACCTTGCGGAAACCTTCGCCCGCGGCATCGATCTGGCGATGCACGGCGACTGGCTGGGTGCGCGGCCATACTTCGTGTTGGTGACCAAGGGTCAACCCGAACTGTTGCAGGCCCGCTACCTGCTGGCCCGTGCACAGGCGGACACCGATCAGCAACACGATGCCGACGCCGGCTACGCTGCGCTGCTGGCGGACGCCCGCCGCCAGGGCCGGGGCCACATGGTGGCGCGAATACTGGACGACCAGCTCGGCCAGGCCGACCACCGGCACCAGGATGCTCAGGCACTGACCCTCGCCACGCAGGCGCTGAACGCGGCCAGGGCCGCTGGCGATCCGCGCATCACTGCCAGCGTGCTGCTGTCGGCGGCCAGGATCAACGCACGCACCGCGCACACCGGCCTCGCGCGACAACAGTATGAGCAGGCGCGCGCACTGATCGAAAAGACACCGATCCGCGCGCTGCAGCCAGAACTCCACAACGCCATGGCGTACATCGCCAACGCGAAAGGCGACGCCGCCGCCGGCATCACCGCCGCCCGCGCCGAACTGGACGCCGACGAAGCGCTCGGCAACGCGCGCGGCAGCAACATCGCCAGCTTCAACCTCGCCTACGCGCTGTCATCCAACTGGCGGACGCCGGAAGCGCTGCCGCTGCTGGTCCGCACTTGGAACCGGGCCGGCCGGCAACACGATGGCACCTTGCAGGTAGCCGCCGGCAACCTGCTGGCCAGCCTGCTCTACGATACCGGCGTGTACCGCGAGATCAGTCCGGTCGTCGACGCCAGCGTGCAACTGGCCGCCGCGCAGGACAACCGCTACATGCAGGCCCGCTTGCTCGACCTGCGCGCCGGCGGCGAATATTTCGGCGGCGACAGCGCTGCGGCACTACTCGACAGCCGCAAGGCCAGCGCGCTGCTCGACCCGGCGCAGGACCCCGACGACGCCACCGAGAAACTGCTGATCGAGGCGTTCGTGGCGATAGCGGCCGACCCTGCTGCCATGGCCGGCATCCGCCGGCGCGTGGACGAGATTGCCGGGCACGCCGTCGATCCATCTGGCATCCGTTACCAACAGCAGTTGGTGCACGCGCTGGCAGCCGCTGCCGGCGGGGATCGCCAGGGTGCGCACGCTGCACTGGACGCGGCGGCGCACGACCCGCATGCGCCCCGTGACATGGTGCACGCGTTCGCGCTGCAACTGGCGCTGGCCAGCCACGACGATGCGGCGGCCCAGGCCCGGCTGGGCGATTTCAAACTCGATGACACCGACGTCACGGCCGACACGCTGCGGTTGTACGGCACGTGGTCGGCGCGCCGCGGCGACGAAAAAAACCGCCGACGCGCCATGGCCCGCCTCGACGCCATGCGCCAGGTGTCGCTCAATGCGCTGGTCACGATTCCCTTCGACCCGACCAGCTTCCCGCACTAG
- the cfa gene encoding cyclopropane fatty acyl phospholipid synthase, with protein sequence MHVRRQASRYSASIDHHEPRIARQRMSQDDLKNRASELLEQAGIHIDGDAPIDLHVHDERLYARVFAHGSLGLGEAYMDGWWDADDLPGLCTRLLTAGLDQELKTLDTLLAHLKARFINLQRGERAFEIGKAHYDLGNDLFHAMLGKRMVYSCGYWAKAGNLDDAQAAKLDLVCRKLQLKTGQRVLDIGCGWGEALKYAAEHYGIEGVGITVSQEQAEYARELCAGLPIEIRLQDYHDVEDHFDAVYSLGMFEHVGGKNYRAYFETVRRCLKDDGLSLLHCIGSNSAPAQTDPWIEKYIFPNSMIPAASQIAVALEDLFVIEDWHNFGADYDRTLTAWRANVEAAWPSLPASYDERFRRMWRYYLAVSAAVFRSRRDQLWQITLSPHGVPGGYRVPR encoded by the coding sequence ATGCACGTTCGCCGGCAAGCTTCGCGGTACTCGGCAAGCATTGATCATCACGAACCGCGCATCGCGAGGCAACGCATGAGCCAGGACGACCTGAAGAACCGCGCCAGCGAACTGCTCGAGCAGGCAGGCATCCATATCGACGGCGATGCGCCGATCGACCTGCACGTGCACGACGAGCGCCTGTACGCGCGCGTGTTCGCGCATGGCTCGCTGGGCCTGGGCGAAGCCTACATGGACGGCTGGTGGGACGCCGACGATCTGCCCGGCCTGTGCACCCGCCTGCTCACCGCCGGGCTGGACCAGGAACTGAAGACGCTCGACACCCTGCTCGCCCACCTCAAGGCGCGCTTCATCAACCTGCAGCGCGGCGAGCGCGCGTTCGAGATCGGCAAGGCCCACTACGACCTCGGCAACGACCTGTTCCACGCCATGCTGGGCAAACGCATGGTGTATTCCTGCGGCTACTGGGCCAAGGCCGGCAACCTCGACGACGCGCAGGCCGCCAAGCTCGACCTGGTCTGCCGCAAGCTGCAGCTGAAGACCGGCCAGCGCGTGCTCGACATCGGCTGCGGCTGGGGCGAGGCGCTGAAGTACGCGGCCGAGCACTACGGCATCGAGGGCGTCGGCATCACCGTGTCGCAGGAGCAGGCCGAGTACGCGCGCGAACTGTGCGCCGGGCTGCCGATCGAGATCCGCCTGCAGGACTACCACGACGTCGAGGACCATTTCGACGCGGTGTACTCGCTGGGCATGTTCGAACACGTCGGCGGCAAGAACTACCGCGCCTATTTCGAAACCGTGCGCCGCTGCCTGAAGGACGACGGCCTCTCGCTGCTGCATTGCATCGGCAGCAACAGCGCACCGGCGCAGACCGACCCGTGGATCGAGAAGTACATCTTCCCGAACTCGATGATCCCCGCCGCCAGCCAGATCGCGGTGGCGCTGGAAGACCTGTTCGTGATCGAGGACTGGCACAACTTCGGCGCCGACTACGACCGCACCCTGACCGCCTGGCGCGCCAACGTGGAAGCCGCCTGGCCCAGCCTGCCGGCGAGCTACGACGAACGCTTCCGGCGCATGTGGCGCTACTACCTCGCCGTCTCCGCCGCGGTGTTCCGCAGCCGCCGCGACCAGCTGTGGCAGATCACCCTGAGCCCGCACGGCGTGCCCGGCGGCTACCGCGTGCCGCGCTGA
- a CDS encoding aldo/keto reductase: MDYINLGKSGLKVSRICLGCMSYSVTPTDERPWTLDEEHGRPFIRRALELGINYFDTANMYSRGGSELVLGRALRDFARREEVVIATKVFYPMRGDANGGGLSRKAIMTEIDASLRRLGTDYVDLYQIHRWDAATPIEETLEALHDVVKAGKARYIGASSMMAWQFAKALYTADLHGWTRFVSMQPHYNLLYREEEREMLALCADQGIGVVPWSPLARGRLARAWEDEPSTVRGGSDPWGDGVYAASKAADKAVVDRVGEVAARLGVPRAQVALAWLLRQPVVTAPIVGATRPRHLEEAVAALSVSLPPAEIAALEAPYAPHAVAGID, encoded by the coding sequence ATGGATTACATCAATCTCGGCAAATCCGGCCTCAAGGTCTCGCGGATCTGCCTGGGCTGCATGAGCTATTCGGTAACGCCCACCGACGAGAGGCCATGGACGCTGGACGAAGAGCACGGCCGGCCGTTCATCCGGCGAGCGCTCGAGCTGGGCATCAACTATTTCGACACGGCGAACATGTATTCGCGCGGCGGCAGCGAGCTGGTGCTGGGGCGCGCGCTGCGCGATTTCGCGCGGCGCGAGGAGGTGGTGATCGCCACCAAGGTGTTCTATCCGATGCGTGGCGACGCGAACGGCGGCGGCCTGTCGCGCAAGGCGATCATGACCGAGATCGACGCCAGCCTGCGGCGGCTCGGCACCGACTACGTCGACCTCTACCAGATCCACCGCTGGGACGCGGCCACGCCGATCGAGGAGACGCTGGAGGCGCTGCACGATGTGGTGAAGGCGGGCAAGGCCCGTTACATCGGTGCCTCGTCGATGATGGCGTGGCAGTTCGCCAAGGCGCTGTACACCGCCGACCTGCATGGCTGGACGCGTTTCGTGTCGATGCAGCCGCACTACAACCTGCTGTACCGCGAGGAGGAGCGCGAGATGCTGGCGCTGTGCGCGGACCAGGGCATCGGCGTGGTGCCGTGGAGCCCGCTGGCGCGCGGCCGGTTGGCGCGGGCGTGGGAGGACGAGCCGAGCACCGTGCGCGGTGGCTCCGATCCGTGGGGCGACGGCGTGTATGCCGCGAGCAAGGCGGCGGACAAGGCCGTGGTGGATCGCGTCGGCGAGGTCGCCGCGCGGCTCGGCGTGCCGCGCGCGCAGGTGGCGCTGGCGTGGCTGCTGCGCCAGCCGGTGGTTACCGCGCCGATCGTGGGCGCGACCAGGCCGCGTCATCTGGAAGAGGCGGTGGCGGCGCTGTCGGTCAGCTTGCCGCCGGCGGAAATCGCCGCGCTCGAGGCGCCGTACGCACCGCACGCCGTCGCCGGCATCGACTGA
- a CDS encoding proline iminopeptidase-family hydrolase: MKPRITIFLAGLLLLAAVTAPARTAPGAGYFDNSGRDDVLAGGVKMIPIATPRGTFRVWTKRVGNNPKLKVLLLHGGPGATHEYFEAFDSYFPGAGIEYYYYDQLGSAYSDQPKDKSLWTIDRYVDEVEQVRQALHLDKGNFCLLGHSWGGVLAIEYALKYQQHLKCLVISNMVDSIPAYNDYAHKVLMPAMDQEQLAEVQKLEAEHRTDDPRYMAILTPMHYEQHVLRMPSAQWPEPVTRSFGHINQQIYTLMQGPSELGASGRLLNWDRSKDLHRITVPTLVIGAQHDTMDPKYMAGMAKKLPHGQFLLCPKGSHMAMYDDQQTYFVGLTGFLRKVEAE; this comes from the coding sequence ATGAAACCGCGCATCACCATTTTCCTGGCCGGCCTGCTCTTGCTGGCAGCAGTCACCGCGCCCGCCCGCACCGCACCAGGCGCCGGCTACTTCGACAACAGCGGCCGCGACGACGTGCTCGCCGGCGGCGTGAAGATGATCCCGATCGCCACGCCCCGGGGCACGTTCCGCGTCTGGACCAAGCGCGTGGGCAACAACCCGAAGCTGAAAGTGTTGCTGCTGCACGGCGGCCCCGGCGCCACCCACGAATACTTCGAAGCGTTCGACAGCTACTTCCCGGGCGCCGGCATCGAGTACTACTACTACGACCAGCTCGGTTCGGCCTACAGCGATCAACCGAAAGATAAGTCGCTGTGGACCATCGACCGCTACGTCGACGAAGTGGAACAGGTGCGCCAGGCGCTGCACCTGGACAAGGGCAACTTCTGCCTGCTCGGCCACTCCTGGGGCGGCGTGCTCGCCATCGAATACGCGCTGAAATACCAGCAGCACCTGAAGTGCCTGGTGATCTCCAACATGGTCGACTCGATCCCCGCCTACAACGACTACGCGCACAAGGTGCTGATGCCGGCGATGGATCAGGAACAGCTCGCCGAAGTGCAGAAGCTCGAAGCCGAACACCGCACCGACGACCCGCGCTACATGGCCATCCTCACCCCGATGCACTACGAGCAGCACGTACTGCGCATGCCCTCGGCGCAATGGCCCGAGCCGGTGACCCGCTCGTTCGGCCACATCAACCAGCAGATCTACACCTTGATGCAGGGCCCCAGCGAACTGGGCGCCAGCGGCCGCCTGCTGAACTGGGACCGCAGCAAGGACCTGCACCGCATCACCGTCCCCACCCTGGTGATCGGCGCGCAGCACGACACGATGGACCCGAAGTACATGGCTGGCATGGCGAAGAAGCTGCCGCACGGGCAGTTCCTGCTGTGCCCGAAGGGGAGCCACATGGCGATGTATGACGACCAGCAGACCTACTTTGTAGGGCTGACCGGCTTCCTGCGGAAAGTAGAGGCCGAATGA
- a CDS encoding MAPEG family protein, with protein sequence MTISALVLTLFLAWTLLLLVVMEVLRSYLVVTGRVRSNEFKPDNSNISPFMQRLARAHANCIESLPVFGGLLLVAIATGRAEVTDALAPWLLGARIVQSGIHLASTSVIAVNARFTAFAVQMGIGVYWVWKLLGL encoded by the coding sequence ATGACCATCTCAGCCCTGGTACTCACCCTGTTCCTTGCCTGGACGCTGCTCCTGCTGGTCGTCATGGAGGTGCTGCGCAGCTACCTCGTCGTCACCGGCCGCGTGCGCTCGAACGAGTTCAAGCCCGACAACTCGAATATCTCGCCGTTCATGCAGCGGCTCGCCCGCGCACATGCGAACTGTATCGAGAGCCTGCCGGTCTTCGGCGGCCTGCTGCTGGTCGCCATCGCGACGGGCCGGGCGGAAGTCACGGACGCGCTGGCGCCCTGGTTGCTGGGCGCCAGAATCGTCCAGTCCGGCATCCATCTGGCTTCGACCAGCGTCATCGCCGTCAACGCCCGCTTCACCGCCTTCGCCGTGCAAATGGGCATCGGCGTCTATTGGGTCTGGAAGCTGCTTGGCCTGTAA
- a CDS encoding TraB/GumN family protein, which translates to MPNPDAETPDIGGDVRNLDAEVPNVNGDAHNSDAEIPGVGGEVRNPGAEVAEVGGDRPGPDGEVPGVGRHLRHPDIAVPQTNGPRHCHLAGIELATTCRDTRGMKPSITLRLLACLALLLVCAPALAKPALWVVKDADTTIYLFGTVHLMPSDASWHSPELDRAMADSRTLYIELTDDDPANMAALVLRYGMDATHPLSSQLSQSEAHRLGLLANKVGVPGGMQTLNVMRPWLAALTLAVTPLLKAGLDPEHGVDKQLKGQMSAAGKQVLGLETAEQQIRFLADMPRAIELALLRSTMRDADKGAFQLTELIDAWKAGDVDSIARIGNDDMRQREPKLYQRLLVQRNQAWATKIAAMLQQPGTVFIAVGAAHLAGPDSVQARLELLGVPVERLP; encoded by the coding sequence GTGCCGAACCCCGATGCCGAGACTCCGGATATCGGCGGGGACGTGCGCAACCTCGACGCCGAGGTTCCAAATGTCAACGGGGACGCACACAACTCCGACGCCGAGATTCCGGGTGTCGGCGGGGAGGTGCGCAACCCCGGCGCCGAGGTTGCCGAGGTCGGCGGGGACCGGCCGGGCCCCGATGGCGAGGTTCCCGGGGTCGGTCGGCACCTGCGCCACCCCGACATCGCGGTTCCACAGACCAACGGCCCACGCCATTGCCATCTCGCCGGGATTGAACTGGCCACGACCTGCCGCGACACTCGCGGCATGAAGCCTTCGATCACCCTGCGCCTGCTCGCCTGCCTCGCCCTGCTGCTCGTCTGCGCCCCGGCGCTGGCGAAACCCGCCTTGTGGGTGGTGAAGGACGCCGACACCACGATCTACCTGTTCGGCACGGTGCACCTGATGCCGAGCGACGCCAGCTGGCATTCCCCCGAGCTGGACCGGGCGATGGCGGACAGCCGGACGCTGTACATCGAGCTGACCGACGACGACCCGGCGAACATGGCGGCGCTAGTGCTGCGCTACGGGATGGATGCGACGCATCCGTTGTCCAGCCAGCTCAGCCAGTCGGAGGCGCATCGGCTGGGCCTGCTGGCGAACAAGGTCGGCGTGCCCGGCGGCATGCAGACGCTGAACGTGATGCGTCCGTGGCTGGCCGCGCTGACGCTGGCGGTGACGCCGCTGCTGAAGGCCGGGCTCGACCCGGAACATGGCGTGGACAAGCAGTTGAAGGGGCAGATGAGCGCTGCCGGCAAGCAGGTGCTGGGATTGGAGACCGCCGAACAGCAGATCCGCTTTCTCGCCGACATGCCGCGCGCGATCGAGCTGGCCCTGCTGCGCTCGACCATGCGCGACGCGGACAAGGGCGCATTCCAGCTCACCGAGCTGATCGACGCCTGGAAGGCCGGCGACGTGGACAGCATCGCCCGCATCGGCAACGACGACATGCGCCAGCGCGAGCCGAAGCTCTACCAACGGCTGCTGGTGCAGCGCAACCAGGCCTGGGCGACGAAGATCGCCGCGATGCTGCAGCAACCGGGCACCGTCTTCATCGCCGTGGGCGCCGCGCACCTGGCCGGGCCGGACAGCGTGCAGGCGCGACTGGAGTTGCTGGGCGTCCCGGTCGAGCGCCTGCCCTGA
- the crcB gene encoding fluoride efflux transporter CrcB, which yields MGWNGFVAIGVGGALGCWLRWGLGVLLNPVFPTLPLGTLAANLAGGLLMGCVMGLFDHFQALSPALRLFVFTGFLGGLTTFSTFSAESATLLLRQQYLWFSGHVAMHVIGSLAMTVLGIALTRSLLRH from the coding sequence GTGGGCTGGAACGGATTTGTGGCGATCGGCGTCGGTGGCGCCCTGGGATGCTGGCTGCGCTGGGGGCTGGGCGTACTGCTCAATCCCGTCTTCCCCACCCTGCCGCTCGGCACGCTGGCGGCGAACCTCGCCGGCGGCCTGCTGATGGGTTGCGTGATGGGCCTGTTCGATCACTTCCAGGCACTGTCGCCGGCGCTGCGGCTGTTCGTGTTCACCGGCTTTCTCGGCGGGCTGACCACGTTCTCCACCTTCTCGGCCGAATCCGCCACCCTGCTGCTGCGCCAGCAATACCTGTGGTTCAGCGGCCACGTGGCGATGCACGTGATCGGCTCGCTGGCGATGACCGTGCTCGGCATCGCCCTCACCCGCAGCCTCTTGCGCCACTGA
- a CDS encoding OsmC family protein, translating into MEISAIVRNSGTGFVVSVRTGSASQSLAIPPKSSGQGSGVNGGEFLLLALATCYCNDLYREASRLGISLAAVEVEATADFPGVGLAASDIRYRAKVTSPTAPSAIAQLLRHTDAVAEVHNTVRSGVPVTLVADTPASK; encoded by the coding sequence GTGGAGATCTCGGCGATCGTCAGGAACTCTGGAACGGGGTTCGTCGTCTCGGTCCGCACCGGCAGCGCCAGTCAAAGCCTGGCCATTCCACCCAAAAGTTCCGGCCAGGGTTCCGGCGTCAATGGCGGCGAGTTCCTGCTGCTTGCCTTGGCCACTTGCTATTGCAATGACCTTTACCGAGAGGCGTCTCGCCTGGGTATCAGCTTGGCCGCGGTCGAGGTCGAAGCCACGGCCGACTTCCCTGGCGTTGGCTTGGCGGCCAGCGATATCCGGTATCGGGCCAAGGTGACATCCCCAACTGCTCCGTCCGCCATCGCACAGCTGCTTCGGCACACCGATGCCGTGGCCGAGGTGCACAATACCGTCCGCTCGGGGGTGCCAGTGACCCTGGTTGCGGATACGCCCGCGAGCAAATAA
- a CDS encoding YciI family protein, producing MSQPTSPSDYLLLSRGQWDKDASPEQIQTVIDRFYAWYDRLVGEGRIGPGHRLAREGKVVSRQAATDGPFAEAKEVVGGYWFIRAHSLEEAARIAAENPCLAYGLVCEVRPLDLTRASAYAPASETPT from the coding sequence ATGAGCCAGCCAACCTCACCCTCTGACTACCTCCTGCTCTCCCGTGGCCAATGGGACAAGGACGCCTCGCCGGAGCAGATCCAGACCGTGATCGACCGGTTCTACGCGTGGTACGACCGGCTGGTGGGCGAAGGCCGGATCGGGCCCGGACACCGGCTCGCCCGCGAGGGCAAGGTGGTGTCGCGGCAGGCGGCCACGGACGGCCCGTTTGCCGAGGCCAAGGAAGTGGTCGGCGGTTACTGGTTCATCCGCGCGCACAGCCTGGAGGAAGCGGCGCGCATCGCGGCGGAAAACCCGTGCCTGGCCTACGGCCTGGTCTGCGAGGTGCGGCCGCTCGACCTGACGCGCGCCAGCGCCTATGCCCCGGCCAGCGAGACCCCGACCTAG
- a CDS encoding DUF190 domain-containing protein, whose product MNQETLQHGVHLYFYCHSRAKHGGMLLSEWLLEQAKAHGLGGGSVFRAIAGFGRHGVLHEEQFFELADDLPVKVEFLLREEQAELLLQLVRSAGIDATYARSPASFAVLGKH is encoded by the coding sequence ATGAACCAGGAAACCCTGCAACACGGCGTGCACCTGTATTTCTACTGCCACTCGCGCGCGAAGCATGGCGGCATGCTGCTGTCGGAGTGGCTGCTGGAACAGGCCAAGGCGCACGGCCTGGGCGGCGGTTCGGTGTTCCGCGCGATCGCCGGCTTCGGCCGGCACGGCGTGCTGCACGAGGAACAGTTCTTCGAACTCGCCGACGACCTGCCGGTGAAGGTCGAGTTCCTGCTGCGCGAGGAACAGGCCGAACTGCTGCTGCAGCTGGTGCGCAGCGCCGGCATCGACGCGACGTATGCACGTTCGCCGGCAAGCTTCGCGGTACTCGGCAAGCATTGA